The genome window TAATGTGTATTATGTAGTACGTAAAATCTCTATAAAATATCGTTAAAAGTTGTACAAATAAAGTTAATGCAAATAGATGTAAACAATTATGTACTACAAAGAAAGTCGATAACCAAAAACATCTAACCCATCATGTAAAAAATCTAAATCTACTGCCCGTTGGAAACCATATTTATCGTAAATTTTCCTAGCTGTTTTCATGGCTTCAGTAGAATGTATAATTAAATTTTGATGTTGACTATCCTTGGCTAAGGATATACAATGCTCTATTAATAAACGACCTACTCCCTTACCTTTAGCAGATTCTTTTACAGCTAATAACCTAAAACCACCAGCATTTTTTTCTTCTGGTGCAGTTCCGCCTGAACCATAAAATTCCATATTATCAAAATAGATTACCATACCTAGAATTTCTTGGTTATATACCGCCTTGAAAACTTTTACTGATGGATCAATTACTAATTCTCCGAAATTGGCCAAAGTAGAGTAATAATCAGGATAGACATCGGGCTGAGGGAAGCCCTCTAATTTTGAATAGACATTAATTACTAATTCTCCGAGCTCCTTAAATTCTGATTTATTCGCTAGTGCAATGATTACCTTGGAAGTCATTTCTGTTTATTAATTTAGTTTGCTGCAAAAGTAATCAAATTGATAAATTGTTCACCACAAAAATTTACACTAGCCATATTTTGACTTAAACTAAGCTATATTTTACCACTAAATAGAAATAAATAGCTTAAATAATTTTTAATAGTCATATTTACACTCAAGAAACAATCATAGATTTTTATTAAAGTATAATTTAAAATACTCATTGAAATGAATTTGAAAACAACTTTACTAGGCTTATTATTAACAGTACTTTCTTTCAGCACTTTTGCACAAGATGTCCCTGCCCCTACAGATTGGCAGAGAGAGAACACTTCAGAGTATATTGCTTTTGTTGGTGAAAAGTGGGATCTGTCTGAGAGTCAAAAAACTGAGTTGTATGATTTAAGGTTGGATGTAATGACACATGTTGCACACTACAAAAAGTTAGCAAAAGATGGTGATCTAACACCACAAGAATCAAAAGCTAAAATTCAAAATCACTCAAAGAAAATTAATAAAGAAATCTCTGAGCTTACGGGAAAAGATTGGAAACAAATCAATAAGATTAACCAAGAATTCTGGAAGCATATCGAGTCAAAATAATATTACTATCAAACAGTGTGACACTTGTATTAAAAAAGCCTGACAGTTTAATGCCAGGCTTTTTTTGTTTCTAAATTTTATACTAAATTCATCAATCAAAACCTATCCTAGAATAATACAATGCAAGTTGAAGGAAGATTAGATGAGTTCTTAAGAATTGAACTGATCACAAAAGACAATCATCATATACTACAAGAAAAATTTGATACAGAAAAAACGGTTCTTTGGTTCCAAGACGATAACACAAGGCTAAATATTGATAGTGTTCCTTATCACTTTAAGAAAGATCAAGTCATTACTTTTACAGAATTATATAAAATAGAAGTAGTGGAAATGGGTGAAGCAAAAATGTTTCAGTTCAATAGATCATTCTACTGTATTGTTGAACATGATAGTGATGTGGATTGTAAAGGAATACTTTTCTTTGGTGCTAAACACTTACCCGAATTTTCGTTAGATGACGATGACAAAAATGCATTAAAATATATATGGGAAATGATGCTTGTCGAAATGTCTTCAAAAAAGTACTTACATATGCCAATGCTTCAATCATTAATGAAACAAGTACTTATTGTTTGTACGCGAAACTATAAAAGTCAAAACAATATCCATGAAATAGAAAAAGGGCATATGGATATTATTAGACAGTTTACTTTCCTGGTTGAGAAGAACTTCAAAGAACTTTTCACAGTAGCAGATTATGCTGATTTATTACACAAAAGTCCGAAAACATTATCGAATGTATTTTCTAAGAATGGATACAAAGCACCACTTCAAATTATCCAAGAAAGACGCATACTAGAAGCAAGACGATTATTACAATACTCAAGTTGTACAATTTCAGAAGTTGCTTTCGATTTAGGGTTCTCTGATATTCAAACCTTTAATAGGTTCTTTAAAAGACATAAAGAAATGACTCCTTCTGCCTTTAAACAGAAATATGGGAAATAGTGTTCATCAGAAAGGAAATCCTGTCACCAATTTATAAGTTTGAAAGTTTGAGTTTTGTATCACCTAATTTTAAAAACTCAAACTTTATTAATTTATGAAATCCAAATCAATAGTAGGCGGTATAATCCTACCTTTAAGACTAGTTACCTCATGGCTATTTTTATCCGCAGTACTTAGAAGACTTATCCTTGCTCCTGGAAAACATGATTTCGACAGTCCAATGTGGATTGGCCATAAGATCAACACATTTTTCCCACATTCTAATGGCCCTTTTAAAGCTATGCTAGGTTATTTGGTAGAGAATCCAATACAAATGAATTGGTTTACATATGTATTTACCTATTCGGAATTAATTGTTGGTATTCTACTTCTTGTGGGTTTTGCATCTAGATT of Flammeovirga agarivorans contains these proteins:
- a CDS encoding helix-turn-helix domain-containing protein, which codes for MQVEGRLDEFLRIELITKDNHHILQEKFDTEKTVLWFQDDNTRLNIDSVPYHFKKDQVITFTELYKIEVVEMGEAKMFQFNRSFYCIVEHDSDVDCKGILFFGAKHLPEFSLDDDDKNALKYIWEMMLVEMSSKKYLHMPMLQSLMKQVLIVCTRNYKSQNNIHEIEKGHMDIIRQFTFLVEKNFKELFTVADYADLLHKSPKTLSNVFSKNGYKAPLQIIQERRILEARRLLQYSSCTISEVAFDLGFSDIQTFNRFFKRHKEMTPSAFKQKYGK
- a CDS encoding GNAT family N-acetyltransferase translates to MTSKVIIALANKSEFKELGELVINVYSKLEGFPQPDVYPDYYSTLANFGELVIDPSVKVFKAVYNQEILGMVIYFDNMEFYGSGGTAPEEKNAGGFRLLAVKESAKGKGVGRLLIEHCISLAKDSQHQNLIIHSTEAMKTARKIYDKYGFQRAVDLDFLHDGLDVFGYRLSL